The Planococcus donghaensis genome contains a region encoding:
- a CDS encoding sensor domain-containing diguanylate cyclase, which yields MLMPFTVEQLDLLYKNAKDPVYFMRQNGDTFDYLYVNPVCFTLFNKELVGTNLDESMPLPLAMEIKKQYLIALKVGKKHTYRDYSLFSDLETAMETELTPMEYGNERFVLAVTKNVTAQKKIEEDYLFFESLVQNSVDPMIMVSAEFMILDLNPAYENTFGVFKGQWVGRYYHELPDKQKELFGAGKNLLQQFSAQSKSTSMIMKRIKQDGTEAKFSVSYSPVKENGMIRAFHIVFRELTNELLLKNELKKTENILESYKEALNYAALVAIWNVSGTVEFVNDNLNELTGYKPSDMIGLNISEIGEAVVSPKLYNEIREVTLRGEIWRGQIKSMKRNGEFFWVDVTIIPLLDVEGEIYQFLSILFDITERKQLEEKLHFMAYHDSLTNLPNRRFMIQQFQQIREQADAKNEFIVLLYLDGDDFKLVNDQFGHDVGDEFIFHFGDAIKRSLRKNDLVARVGGDEFLVALRDVVPENSEQHIESVINRINESLLEGWTIADHHFTPTSSVGIAIYPEHGQDFDELVKKADAALYLAKGKGKGTAYLYSVQ from the coding sequence ATGTTAATGCCTTTTACAGTGGAGCAACTAGATCTACTTTATAAAAACGCTAAAGATCCGGTTTATTTCATGAGGCAAAATGGAGACACATTTGACTATTTGTATGTTAACCCAGTGTGCTTTACGCTTTTTAATAAAGAACTAGTCGGTACCAATTTAGATGAAAGTATGCCACTGCCCCTCGCAATGGAGATTAAAAAACAATATTTGATCGCTTTAAAAGTAGGGAAAAAACACACGTATCGTGATTATAGTTTGTTCAGTGATTTAGAAACTGCCATGGAAACAGAGCTTACACCGATGGAATATGGAAATGAGCGATTTGTTCTTGCAGTTACCAAAAATGTGACAGCTCAAAAGAAAATAGAAGAAGACTATTTGTTTTTCGAGTCATTAGTTCAAAACTCCGTGGATCCCATGATTATGGTTTCGGCAGAATTTATGATTCTCGATTTAAATCCAGCTTATGAAAACACATTTGGCGTATTCAAAGGCCAGTGGGTTGGTCGCTACTATCACGAGTTGCCGGATAAGCAAAAAGAATTGTTTGGAGCGGGGAAAAACTTGCTCCAACAGTTTTCAGCACAATCTAAGAGTACGTCGATGATTATGAAACGTATAAAACAAGATGGTACCGAAGCGAAGTTTTCGGTCAGCTATTCACCGGTAAAAGAAAACGGAATGATCCGCGCATTTCACATTGTTTTTCGAGAGTTAACTAACGAATTATTGTTAAAAAATGAACTGAAAAAGACCGAAAATATTTTGGAAAGCTACAAAGAAGCGCTTAATTACGCAGCACTTGTCGCCATTTGGAATGTCTCTGGTACGGTAGAGTTTGTAAACGATAATTTAAACGAATTAACAGGCTATAAACCGTCAGATATGATTGGGTTGAATATATCTGAAATTGGAGAAGCAGTTGTATCTCCAAAATTATACAATGAGATTCGTGAAGTGACTTTACGAGGTGAAATCTGGCGCGGCCAAATTAAAAGTATGAAACGCAATGGGGAGTTTTTCTGGGTAGACGTTACCATCATTCCACTATTAGATGTAGAAGGAGAAATTTATCAATTTTTATCTATTCTTTTTGATATAACAGAACGAAAACAATTAGAAGAAAAATTGCATTTCATGGCATATCACGATAGTTTGACCAATTTACCTAATCGACGTTTTATGATTCAACAGTTTCAACAAATTAGAGAGCAAGCCGATGCCAAAAATGAATTTATCGTTTTACTGTATTTAGATGGAGATGACTTTAAATTAGTTAACGATCAATTTGGACATGACGTTGGGGATGAGTTTATTTTTCATTTCGGCGATGCAATCAAAAGAAGCTTGCGAAAAAATGATTTAGTTGCAAGAGTTGGTGGCGATGAATTTTTAGTCGCATTACGTGATGTGGTACCGGAAAATAGTGAACAACATATTGAAAGTGTTATTAATCGAATCAATGAGTCACTTTTAGAAGGATGGACAATCGCTGATCATCATTTCACCCCAACATCGTCTGTAGGGATTGCTATCTATCCTGAACACGGACAAGATTTTGATGAATTGGTTAAAAAAGCAGATGCGGCACTTTATTTGGCCAAAGGTAAAGGGAAAGGAACTGCTTATTTGTATTCTGTGCAGTAA
- the dapF gene encoding diaminopimelate epimerase → MEMTMIKVHGSMNTFYMFEGEEREDYAQLAIQLSALDQDVDGILVILPSAVAHAKMRVFNNDGSEASMCGNGLRCVARYVCERDNVQEAVIETMKASLRVKKEETLNEGIETYAVEISPVSFSLNSLPMNYLNHTEWVQKPLPFVSEDIPFSAVSVPNPHLIGIVPEELQKDISHQQKWAQHFNGENEYFPDGVNVSYVTPVEQGIFVRTYERGVGFTNACGTAMTASALISCMAGLVPFGEVSVYNPGGLVKCSVIKNGDNIQLQLTGNATYLSISTFDWADESVNSSISSTTELQEQPSYEKFIEEVTTFSSQFV, encoded by the coding sequence ATGGAAATGACAATGATAAAAGTCCATGGCTCTATGAATACGTTTTACATGTTTGAAGGGGAAGAACGCGAAGATTATGCCCAATTAGCAATCCAACTTTCGGCTTTAGATCAAGATGTGGACGGCATATTGGTGATTTTACCATCGGCTGTTGCGCATGCGAAAATGCGTGTTTTTAATAATGATGGTTCAGAAGCTTCAATGTGTGGAAATGGTCTACGTTGTGTTGCACGCTATGTTTGCGAACGTGACAACGTTCAAGAAGCAGTAATCGAAACGATGAAAGCTTCCTTGCGTGTCAAAAAAGAAGAAACTTTAAACGAAGGAATTGAAACATATGCTGTAGAGATTTCGCCGGTGTCATTTTCATTAAACAGTTTGCCAATGAACTACTTAAATCATACAGAATGGGTTCAAAAACCATTACCTTTTGTTTCAGAAGACATTCCTTTTTCAGCGGTCTCTGTTCCAAACCCTCATTTGATTGGAATTGTGCCTGAAGAACTTCAAAAAGACATTAGCCACCAGCAAAAATGGGCACAGCATTTTAATGGAGAGAACGAGTATTTTCCTGATGGGGTCAATGTTAGTTATGTAACCCCAGTAGAGCAGGGAATATTTGTTCGGACTTACGAACGAGGTGTCGGCTTTACAAATGCATGTGGCACAGCAATGACAGCTTCAGCATTAATTAGTTGTATGGCAGGGTTGGTACCGTTTGGCGAAGTATCCGTATATAATCCTGGGGGACTCGTGAAATGTTCCGTTATAAAAAATGGGGACAATATTCAACTTCAACTTACAGGGAACGCAACTTATCTGTCAATTTCGACATTCGATTGGGCCGACGAATCGGTCAATAGCAGCATATCATCAACTACTGAATTACAAGAACAACCAAGTTACGAGAAATTTATTGAGGAAGTTACTACTTTCTCAAGTCAATTTGTGTAA
- a CDS encoding undecaprenyldiphospho-muramoylpentapeptide beta-N-acetylglucosaminyltransferase gives MNNKTILLTGGGTAGHVSLNQALIPELKNLGFHVEYIGSKEGIENELIRESFPSVPYHAISSGKLRRYFSTKNFSDPFRVGAGLVQALTIIRKTKPVAIFSKGGFVSVPVVMAGRMMSIPVIIHESDVTPGLANKLALPFADHIFTVFKETLAHVPNDKSTCTGSVIRNELMEGTAEKGREISSFSNKLPVLMVMGGSQGSAMINSAIHNNLEQLLKQFNIIHLCGKGNHVAELDIHENYRQFEYVTHELPHLLHMTDFVVSRAGSNSIFEFLALKKPMLLVPLSIQKSRGDQILNANLFKKQGFAKVVEEEELSAERFMKELSQLQSDKDQLIETMTQAEAPITAAEMAKLVATFTK, from the coding sequence ATGAACAACAAAACAATTTTATTGACCGGAGGCGGGACGGCAGGGCATGTCTCGCTAAACCAGGCATTAATTCCAGAGTTGAAAAATTTAGGTTTTCATGTAGAATATATCGGCTCTAAAGAAGGCATTGAAAACGAACTTATTCGAGAATCGTTTCCGTCGGTTCCATATCACGCCATATCGAGTGGTAAATTAAGACGTTATTTCTCTACAAAAAACTTCTCGGATCCATTTCGGGTAGGTGCAGGATTGGTGCAAGCATTAACTATCATTCGCAAAACGAAACCTGTAGCCATTTTTTCAAAAGGTGGCTTTGTATCGGTTCCCGTTGTGATGGCGGGACGAATGATGTCAATTCCTGTAATTATTCATGAGTCGGATGTGACTCCAGGACTAGCCAACAAGCTCGCTTTGCCTTTTGCGGATCATATATTCACTGTGTTTAAAGAAACATTAGCTCACGTCCCGAATGATAAATCTACATGCACAGGATCCGTGATTCGCAATGAGCTGATGGAAGGCACCGCAGAAAAAGGACGAGAAATCAGTTCGTTTTCAAACAAATTGCCTGTTTTAATGGTGATGGGTGGCAGTCAAGGGTCTGCAATGATCAATTCAGCGATTCATAATAACCTAGAGCAGTTGCTTAAACAATTTAATATTATTCATTTGTGCGGCAAAGGAAATCATGTGGCAGAATTGGACATCCATGAAAATTATCGTCAGTTTGAATATGTTACACACGAATTACCGCATTTGTTGCATATGACGGATTTTGTTGTGTCGCGTGCGGGTTCAAATTCCATATTTGAATTTTTGGCATTAAAAAAACCAATGTTACTTGTACCTTTATCTATCCAAAAGAGTCGCGGAGATCAAATACTGAATGCGAACTTATTTAAAAAACAAGGATTCGCAAAAGTCGTGGAAGAAGAAGAGTTGTCTGCCGAACGCTTTATGAAAGAGCTCTCACAATTACAATCGGATAAAGATCAGTTAATCGAAACGATGACACAGGCTGAGGCACCAATTACAGCTGCAGAAATGGCTAAGTTGGTAGCAACCTTTACAAAATAA